From the Myripristis murdjan chromosome 14, fMyrMur1.1, whole genome shotgun sequence genome, one window contains:
- the LOC115370985 gene encoding flotillin-2a isoform X2, which produces MGNCHTVGPNEALVVSGGCCGSDEKTYVVGGWSWAWWLISDIQRMSLEVMTILCRCENIETSEGVPLDVTGVAQVKVMTDDELLGYACEQFLGKSVMEIKSVILQTLEGHLRSILGTLTVEQIYQDRDKFASLVREVAAPDVGRMGIEILSFTIKDVYDKVEYLSSLGKTQTAAVQRDADIGVAEAERDAGIREAECKKEMMDVKFQADTKMADSKRELEMQKAAFNQEVNTKKAEAQLAYELQAAKEQQKIRLEEIEIEVVQRKKQITIEEKEIDRTDKELIATVKRPAEAEAYKMQQLAEGQKIKKVLTAQAEAEKIRCIGEAEAGSIEAVGKAEAEKMRLKAEAYQQYGDAAKTALVLEALPKIAGKVAAPLGKTNEIIILSGENSRVTGEVNRLLAELPVSVQALTGVDLTKIPLLQKMSSPQCQTAI; this is translated from the exons GCGGCTGCTGTGGCTCGGATGAAAAGACGTATGTGGTGGgaggctggtcctgggcctggtggCTCATCTCCGACATCCAGAG AATGTCTCTGGAGGTTATGACCATCCTCTGTCGCTGTGAGAATATCGAAACTTCGGAGGGTGTTCCCTTGGATGTGACAGGGGTGGCTCAG GTGAAGGTGATGACAGATGATGAGCTGCTGGGTTATGCCTGTGAACAGTTCCTGGGGAAGTCTGTCATGGAGATCAAGAGTGTCATTCTGCAGACCCTCGAGGGTCACCTTCGCTCCATCCTTG GTACGCTTACCGTGGAGCAGATCTACCAGGACAGAGATAAGTTTGCCAGCCTGGTGCGGGAGGTGGCAGCACCTGATGTTGGCCGCATGGGCATCGAGATCCTCAGCTTCACTATCAAG GATGTGTATGATAAAGTGGAGTACCTGAGCTCACTGGGGAAAACGCAGACAGCTGCAGTGCAGAGGGATGCAGACATCGGagtggcagaggcagagagagatgcagggaTCAGG GAAGCAGAGTGTAAGAAGGAGATGATGGATGTCAAGTTCCAAGCCGACACAAAGATGGCTGACTCTAAACGAGAGCTGGAGATGCAGAAAGCTGCTTTCAACCAGGAAGTAAACACAAAG AAAGCAGAAGCTCAGCTGGCATACGAGCTGCAGGCAGCCAAGGAGCAGCAGAAGATCCGTCTAGAGGAGATCGAGATTGAGGTGgtgcagaggaagaagcagatCACCATTGAGGAGAAGGAGATTGACCGAACTGACAAAGAGCTCATAGCCACTGTCAAGAGGcctgctgaggctgaggcaTACAAGATGCAGCAGCTGGCAGAGGGACAGAA gatcaagaaggTATTGACAGCACAGGCAGAAGCTGAGAAGATCCGCTGTATTGGTGAGGCGGAGGCCGGTTCCATTGAGGCAGTGGGCAAGGCCGAGGCCGAGAAGATGAGGCTGAAAGCTGAGGCCTACCAGCAGTACGGGGACGCTGCCAAGACGGCCTTGGTCCTCGAGGCTCTGCCGAAG ATTGCCGGCAAGGTGGCTGCTCCCCTGGGCAAGACCAATGAGATCATCATCCTGAGTGGAGAGAACAGCCGTGTGACCGGAGAAGTGAACCGCCTATTAGCTGAGCTCCCCGTGTCTGTACAGGCCCTCACTGGGGTGGATCTCACCAAG ATTCCTTTGCTTCAGAAGATGAGCAGTCCGCAGTGCCAAACGGCCATATGA
- the LOC115370985 gene encoding flotillin-2a isoform X1, whose amino-acid sequence MGNCHTVGPNEALVVSGGCCGSDEKTYVVGGWSWAWWLISDIQRITLEIMTLQPKCDDVETAEGVAITVTGVAQVKVMTDDELLGYACEQFLGKSVMEIKSVILQTLEGHLRSILGTLTVEQIYQDRDKFASLVREVAAPDVGRMGIEILSFTIKDVYDKVEYLSSLGKTQTAAVQRDADIGVAEAERDAGIREAECKKEMMDVKFQADTKMADSKRELEMQKAAFNQEVNTKKAEAQLAYELQAAKEQQKIRLEEIEIEVVQRKKQITIEEKEIDRTDKELIATVKRPAEAEAYKMQQLAEGQKIKKVLTAQAEAEKIRCIGEAEAGSIEAVGKAEAEKMRLKAEAYQQYGDAAKTALVLEALPKIAGKVAAPLGKTNEIIILSGENSRVTGEVNRLLAELPVSVQALTGVDLTKIPLLQKMSSPQCQTAI is encoded by the exons GCGGCTGCTGTGGCTCGGATGAAAAGACGTATGTGGTGGgaggctggtcctgggcctggtggCTCATCTCCGACATCCAGAG GATAACCCTTGAGATTATGACCCTGCAGCCCAAATGTGATGATGTAGAGACAGCGGAGGGTGTAGCTATTACTGTCACTGGGGTGGCTCAG GTGAAGGTGATGACAGATGATGAGCTGCTGGGTTATGCCTGTGAACAGTTCCTGGGGAAGTCTGTCATGGAGATCAAGAGTGTCATTCTGCAGACCCTCGAGGGTCACCTTCGCTCCATCCTTG GTACGCTTACCGTGGAGCAGATCTACCAGGACAGAGATAAGTTTGCCAGCCTGGTGCGGGAGGTGGCAGCACCTGATGTTGGCCGCATGGGCATCGAGATCCTCAGCTTCACTATCAAG GATGTGTATGATAAAGTGGAGTACCTGAGCTCACTGGGGAAAACGCAGACAGCTGCAGTGCAGAGGGATGCAGACATCGGagtggcagaggcagagagagatgcagggaTCAGG GAAGCAGAGTGTAAGAAGGAGATGATGGATGTCAAGTTCCAAGCCGACACAAAGATGGCTGACTCTAAACGAGAGCTGGAGATGCAGAAAGCTGCTTTCAACCAGGAAGTAAACACAAAG AAAGCAGAAGCTCAGCTGGCATACGAGCTGCAGGCAGCCAAGGAGCAGCAGAAGATCCGTCTAGAGGAGATCGAGATTGAGGTGgtgcagaggaagaagcagatCACCATTGAGGAGAAGGAGATTGACCGAACTGACAAAGAGCTCATAGCCACTGTCAAGAGGcctgctgaggctgaggcaTACAAGATGCAGCAGCTGGCAGAGGGACAGAA gatcaagaaggTATTGACAGCACAGGCAGAAGCTGAGAAGATCCGCTGTATTGGTGAGGCGGAGGCCGGTTCCATTGAGGCAGTGGGCAAGGCCGAGGCCGAGAAGATGAGGCTGAAAGCTGAGGCCTACCAGCAGTACGGGGACGCTGCCAAGACGGCCTTGGTCCTCGAGGCTCTGCCGAAG ATTGCCGGCAAGGTGGCTGCTCCCCTGGGCAAGACCAATGAGATCATCATCCTGAGTGGAGAGAACAGCCGTGTGACCGGAGAAGTGAACCGCCTATTAGCTGAGCTCCCCGTGTCTGTACAGGCCCTCACTGGGGTGGATCTCACCAAG ATTCCTTTGCTTCAGAAGATGAGCAGTCCGCAGTGCCAAACGGCCATATGA